One window of the Anolis sagrei isolate rAnoSag1 chromosome 5, rAnoSag1.mat, whole genome shotgun sequence genome contains the following:
- the MDM2 gene encoding E3 ubiquitin-protein ligase Mdm2 isoform X1: MPWKVVLILSTLDTTTPPMRLLAVAAIAGGRNPSCWPVCKTKMASALEPAAAGTSGSNGTSQETLVKPKPLLLKLLKFAGAQKDTFTMKEILLYIGQYIMSKHLYDEEQQHIVHCANDLLGELFGVQSFSVKEQRQLYLMISKNLVTVSRQDSNNVNTSVNQSRCQLENGSALKEFVQDSSEATTSRRRAYSGAEEHGSEDVNDERQSKRHKSDSISLTFDESLSWCVVSGLYCDQNNSSSSAGSPSSPDNNASLSDWLDDDSVSDQFSVEFEVESICSEEYSPNEEGVELTDEDDEIYQVTIYQTEDSDMDSFDEDPEISLADYWKCSHCNEMNPPLPSHCPRCWTLREGWLPEKSEKSQMSKHENSTSPPPEKATELDQEDGFDVPDCKKGKINDDNKETEDTEQSSESQESEAYSQPSTSSSMLCSSQEDSKEPEKDDPVDKSPESSLPLSSVEPCVICQTRPKNGCIVHGRTGHLMSCFTCAKKLKKRNKPCPVCRQPIEMIVLTYFC; encoded by the exons ATGCCATGGAAAGTTGTACTCATTCTATCCACCCtagacacaacaactccacccaTGAGGTTGCTGGCAGTGGCTGCTATTGCTGGTGGAAGAAACCCAAGCTGCTG GCCAGTGTGCAAGACGAAGATGGCTTCTGCTCTGGAGCCTGCAGCAGCGGGCACTTCGGGCAGCAATGGCACCTCTCAGGAAACATTG GTCAAACCGAAACCATTGCTGCTGAAACTTTTAAAGTTTGCTGGTGCACAGAAGGATACTTTTACTATGAAGGAA ATACTCCTGTATATTGGTCAATATATTATGTCTAAGCATCTGTATGATGAAGAACAGCAGCATATTGTCCACTGTGCAAATGATCTCTTGGGAGAACTTTTTGGAGTGCAAAGTTTTTCTGTAAAAGAACAGAg GCAATTATATTTGATGATTTCCAAAAACCTGGTAACTGTCAGTCGACAAG actCTAATAATGTTAACACATCTGTGAATCAGTCCAGGTGCCAACTAGAAAATGGAAGTGCTCTAAAG gaaTTTGTGCAAGACTCAAGTGAAGCAACTACTTCTAGGAGGAGGGCATACAGTGGTGCAG AAGAACATGGTTCAGAAGATGTGAATGATGAAAGACAGAGCAAACGGCATAAATCAGACAGCATTTCTCTTACGTTTGATGAAAGCCTTTCATGGTGTGTTGTCAGCGGATTATATTGTGATCAAAATAACAGCAGCAGCTCTGCAGGATCTCCATCAAGTCCA GATAACAATGCCAGTTTAAGTGATTGGCTAGATGATGATTCTGTTTCAGATCAATTTAGTGTTGAGTTTGAAGTTGAATCTATATGTTCAGAAGAATACAGCCCTAATGAAGAAGGTGTTGAACTTacagatgaggatgatgag ATATATCAAGTAACTATATATCAGACTGAAGACAGTGATATGGATTCATTTGATGAAGATCCTGAAATTTCCCTGGCT GATTACTGGAAATGCTCACACTGCAATGAGATGAATCCACCCCTGCCGTCCCATTGTCCCAGATGCTGGACCCTGCGAGAGGGTTGGCTCCCAGAGAAATCTGAGAAGTCTCAAATGAGCAAACATGAAAACTCCACATCACCGCCCCCTGAAAAGGCCACAGAGCTCGATCAAGAGGATGGCTTTGATGTTCCGGATTGCAAGAAAGGGAAAATAAACGACGATAATAAGGAAACGGAGGATACCGAACAAAGTTCAGAGTCTCAGGAAAGCGAGGCATATTCGCAGCCATCAACATCCAGCAGTATGCTGTGCAGCAGTCAGGAAGACTCTAAAGAACCTGAGAAGGATGACCCTGTAGACAAAAGCCCAGAATCCAGTCTGCCTCTCTCCAGTGTCGAACCGTGTGTGATATGCCAAACGCGCCCCAAAAATGGCTGCATAGTACATGGAAGGACAGGACATCTTATGTCATGTTTCACCTGTGCCAAGAAACTGAAGAAGCGGAACAAGCCCTGTCCGGTCTGCCGGCAGCCAATAGAAATGATTGTATTAACTTATTTTTGCTAA
- the MDM2 gene encoding E3 ubiquitin-protein ligase Mdm2 isoform X2 has protein sequence MASALEPAAAGTSGSNGTSQETLVKPKPLLLKLLKFAGAQKDTFTMKEILLYIGQYIMSKHLYDEEQQHIVHCANDLLGELFGVQSFSVKEQRQLYLMISKNLVTVSRQDSNNVNTSVNQSRCQLENGSALKEFVQDSSEATTSRRRAYSGAEEHGSEDVNDERQSKRHKSDSISLTFDESLSWCVVSGLYCDQNNSSSSAGSPSSPDNNASLSDWLDDDSVSDQFSVEFEVESICSEEYSPNEEGVELTDEDDEIYQVTIYQTEDSDMDSFDEDPEISLADYWKCSHCNEMNPPLPSHCPRCWTLREGWLPEKSEKSQMSKHENSTSPPPEKATELDQEDGFDVPDCKKGKINDDNKETEDTEQSSESQESEAYSQPSTSSSMLCSSQEDSKEPEKDDPVDKSPESSLPLSSVEPCVICQTRPKNGCIVHGRTGHLMSCFTCAKKLKKRNKPCPVCRQPIEMIVLTYFC, from the exons ATGGCTTCTGCTCTGGAGCCTGCAGCAGCGGGCACTTCGGGCAGCAATGGCACCTCTCAGGAAACATTG GTCAAACCGAAACCATTGCTGCTGAAACTTTTAAAGTTTGCTGGTGCACAGAAGGATACTTTTACTATGAAGGAA ATACTCCTGTATATTGGTCAATATATTATGTCTAAGCATCTGTATGATGAAGAACAGCAGCATATTGTCCACTGTGCAAATGATCTCTTGGGAGAACTTTTTGGAGTGCAAAGTTTTTCTGTAAAAGAACAGAg GCAATTATATTTGATGATTTCCAAAAACCTGGTAACTGTCAGTCGACAAG actCTAATAATGTTAACACATCTGTGAATCAGTCCAGGTGCCAACTAGAAAATGGAAGTGCTCTAAAG gaaTTTGTGCAAGACTCAAGTGAAGCAACTACTTCTAGGAGGAGGGCATACAGTGGTGCAG AAGAACATGGTTCAGAAGATGTGAATGATGAAAGACAGAGCAAACGGCATAAATCAGACAGCATTTCTCTTACGTTTGATGAAAGCCTTTCATGGTGTGTTGTCAGCGGATTATATTGTGATCAAAATAACAGCAGCAGCTCTGCAGGATCTCCATCAAGTCCA GATAACAATGCCAGTTTAAGTGATTGGCTAGATGATGATTCTGTTTCAGATCAATTTAGTGTTGAGTTTGAAGTTGAATCTATATGTTCAGAAGAATACAGCCCTAATGAAGAAGGTGTTGAACTTacagatgaggatgatgag ATATATCAAGTAACTATATATCAGACTGAAGACAGTGATATGGATTCATTTGATGAAGATCCTGAAATTTCCCTGGCT GATTACTGGAAATGCTCACACTGCAATGAGATGAATCCACCCCTGCCGTCCCATTGTCCCAGATGCTGGACCCTGCGAGAGGGTTGGCTCCCAGAGAAATCTGAGAAGTCTCAAATGAGCAAACATGAAAACTCCACATCACCGCCCCCTGAAAAGGCCACAGAGCTCGATCAAGAGGATGGCTTTGATGTTCCGGATTGCAAGAAAGGGAAAATAAACGACGATAATAAGGAAACGGAGGATACCGAACAAAGTTCAGAGTCTCAGGAAAGCGAGGCATATTCGCAGCCATCAACATCCAGCAGTATGCTGTGCAGCAGTCAGGAAGACTCTAAAGAACCTGAGAAGGATGACCCTGTAGACAAAAGCCCAGAATCCAGTCTGCCTCTCTCCAGTGTCGAACCGTGTGTGATATGCCAAACGCGCCCCAAAAATGGCTGCATAGTACATGGAAGGACAGGACATCTTATGTCATGTTTCACCTGTGCCAAGAAACTGAAGAAGCGGAACAAGCCCTGTCCGGTCTGCCGGCAGCCAATAGAAATGATTGTATTAACTTATTTTTGCTAA